A stretch of the Amycolatopsis sp. BJA-103 genome encodes the following:
- a CDS encoding AraC family transcriptional regulator, with amino-acid sequence MGGISSSDDEFWMSRLPDRRLTRWVNFYLAFRRTTTVPERRTLAALNSVVVVIDLDTPVRHPVAGSPLAAVSPVIGLSGQPMGYERAGRERGIIIELTPLGARALFGLPLREIGHASVGLDDLLGARARFLWEELQEARDSNHRFRILDRRLSSWLLDEPELPKSLDRSWRSLTISGGAVKIDDLAERAGLSRQHLATRFHREIGLPPKAVGRVARCHHAIRLLTGKNPPPLPTLAALCGYTDQAHLNRDFRLLIGRTPTALLHPGSATDFSLGSLISLRPTPLTGTSLEAGRPLA; translated from the coding sequence ATGGGGGGTATTTCGTCGTCTGACGACGAGTTCTGGATGTCCCGGTTGCCGGATCGTCGCCTGACGCGCTGGGTTAATTTCTATTTGGCGTTCCGTAGAACCACGACTGTGCCGGAGAGGCGTACGTTGGCCGCGCTGAACTCGGTCGTGGTGGTTATCGATCTGGACACACCGGTTCGGCATCCGGTGGCCGGTTCGCCGCTGGCGGCGGTTTCCCCGGTGATTGGGCTGTCCGGCCAGCCGATGGGGTACGAGAGGGCCGGCCGGGAGCGAGGGATCATCATCGAGTTGACGCCGCTGGGCGCACGAGCGCTCTTTGGTCTACCGCTGCGGGAAATCGGCCATGCCAGTGTGGGATTGGACGATCTCTTGGGCGCGCGAGCAAGATTTCTCTGGGAAGAGCTGCAGGAGGCGCGGGATTCGAACCATCGGTTCCGGATCCTCGACCGCCGGTTGTCGAGCTGGCTCCTTGACGAACCGGAACTGCCCAAGTCGCTCGATCGGAGCTGGCGCAGCCTGACCATATCGGGTGGTGCCGTCAAGATCGACGACCTCGCGGAACGGGCTGGCCTGAGCCGGCAACATCTGGCCACTCGCTTCCACCGGGAGATCGGGCTACCACCGAAAGCTGTCGGGCGGGTAGCCCGATGTCACCACGCCATCCGGCTTCTGACAGGCAAGAACCCGCCACCATTGCCCACGCTCGCCGCGTTATGCGGGTACACCGATCAGGCGCACCTCAATCGCGACTTTCGCCTGCTGATCGGTCGCACCCCGACAGCATTACTGCACCCCGGGAGCGCGACCGACTTCTCCCTCGGCAGCCTCATCAGCCTGCGCCCGACACCACTGACTGGAACAAGCTTGGAAGCGGGCCGCCCTCTTGCCTAG
- a CDS encoding peptidase inhibitor family I36 protein — protein MFRKRKLSLFTVAAAAVLLTTGLAAPASARPGTWYDCPDKWFCLYDHYNGDGLFWKGINCGGAVYNIGAQGLGDRANSYWNRTTHATAQMLNWTGTRWEPVETIGPFTNGNNLSAGKIDQIDGVRLVCII, from the coding sequence ATGTTCAGGAAACGAAAATTGTCACTGTTCACTGTTGCCGCTGCGGCAGTCCTACTGACCACGGGTCTCGCGGCACCGGCGTCCGCTCGGCCCGGCACATGGTACGACTGCCCAGACAAATGGTTCTGCTTATACGACCACTACAACGGAGACGGACTTTTCTGGAAAGGAATAAATTGCGGGGGTGCGGTCTACAATATCGGCGCCCAGGGCTTAGGGGACCGCGCTAATTCCTACTGGAACCGCACAACACACGCGACTGCCCAAATGCTGAACTGGACTGGCACGCGCTGGGAACCCGTGGAGACCATAGGCCCCTTCACAAACGGCAACAATCTCAGCGCGGGAAAGATCGACCAAATTGATGGCGTCAGACTGGTCTGCATTATATAA